ATTCAGTATTcgataaaaaagataaaaaaattgactaaaaaaggTCTTTTGTTTGAATTCATCGACTTGTTCCATCTCATTGCTCGTTTACCATTTAGCCGTTCATGTTCACTCTACCGATCGATTCTCAGTTATCTTAATGATTGATAAAACTATATAGTAGTAGCAAAAgaaacaattataaataataataataatgtgcaGTTCCAGCCAGATAGAGAAATTAATTGCCGGTACAAACTAATTGAGgatgaaatgtttttttttattttcttttctagCAACTGAAGCCAGTGCAGGGCTATCACGAACTAATTCAGTGTTCAGTAGTTCTGTAGATGTATCGAACCACATGATTGGTAAAACAAATTTTGCCGTTCCCGCTCCACCGCCTTTGGTGACTGGTGAGAAAATAAGGCGACTTTCTGATAGTGAACATTTTCGTCAACCGAACATTACTGTTGGGCATACGACTGTTCAAAAACAACTTCAGGAAGCGCAGACTCAAGCCCAAGCTCAAGCGCTTGCTGATATGATTCTtaaggtaaatttttatttttttttttgcaatttattgTTGGAGTAAtggatgataatgatgatgatgacgatgattgTTTAGAGTACAACTAAGATGACAGTAAAAAGAGCAACTTCTGATCCCGGTCAACGGGTTCAACTTACTTATCAATCTAGTTTACAAACGATAGCCAATCAGCAGTCTCAACAGTCGAGTCAAGCTCAAACACAACCGCAGCCCCAGCCGGGAGTTACTGAAGGCTTTACAATAACTAATTATTCTGAAGACGGAGGTTATTTTAGTCCGAGTTTGCAAGATGAAGTCTTTCAACAAGTAACCGCTGTTCCGGACTCGGTGCTTTTGCAAGCAAGTCAATTGGATTCTATCCAGGTAAAAATAACTCGTAAATTGTCTTGACAGGTTGAGGTAAatagataattatattttgttattatttatgtttagtTTCAAACAGCTAGTCTTCTTCAAGAGCAATCATCTGATCAGCTACAGGATATAACATTAGAAGATCGTTTTACAAGCCAGCATACAGTTAATCCCGATCTTCAAGCCCTAGTGAACTCACCACTTCCGGATTCACTTGCGGAATTTAGCACCTACGGGGCTCAGTACACTGAGAGCCCTCATACTTTGCCAACTCAGTCACCTTTGCCCTCACCGCTCACTCGACACGACAGTCCAAGTTTTACTTATCCCACTCCACCGTCAAGTCAAGAGGGACTTTTGTCGGGAACTCTACCACTTCTCAGTCCTGAAGATGACCCGGAAGCAGTAAGACCAGTGTCATCTCCACTCTCGGCAGCATTTTATACAACAACTTTGTCATCAGCGGCCGCTGTTGAAGAAGCACTAAATGCAGTACTTCCTGAAGAAAATGAAACGGATACCGGTGGCGCCAGTGGCGGTAGCGATCTCTACAGTTCTAGTTCACCAAATCCAAATTCACCCCTACCAAGTCCATTGTCAGCAACTCCAGCACCGTCACCACTCTCTTCACTACCTCCTTCTTCGGTATCATCACCTGGACCGGTAACGTTTTCTTCATCAGGTTTTCCGGTCTCTCCTCATGCTCTCCAGAATCAAATGATGCCAAACTCTGAGGATCCACTTCTGTCATCAAGTCCGAAAGATTTTGGCGCCACTCGTagaaaacaatttgaatttcagTCTTATAAATTGATAACAAATCAAAATCTCGTTGACTTTGGACTTGGCAACGGAAGTCTTGCTGGTATTGTTGTTGATAATAATGGcgagtataaattaattcaaactgCTGGTCTTCAGAAGACAAATGTCCTTGTTCAAGCCAGCGCTACGGCACTCAGCCCAGCTGCACTATTTAGAAAAGAAATACGTTTAACAACGCCCAAGATTGAACCAGGAATAAATGTGTCAACCGGAACGactacaacaacaacagcagcagcccAACAACAGTACCATCAATCTAATAACCACgtccaccaccaccaccatcatcaccatcaccatcagcagcagcagcagcaggcAATCAACCCAGCAAAGTTTTTAATACAAGCAACCAGTATTAATCACCCATCAAACAAGAACACGATAAAACTACAGAAAGTTGGTGTTGCTGGTTCCCCAGTAGCTGCGCCGGCAGTTAATTCTCTGCCGATTCCAATTGAACAGATAAAGGAGGAGTTTTTGGACGATGATATATTTCTTAGTCCTGGCAACGTTCCAGCAAACAGTCCGTTGAGGCAAAGCAGAAAAAGACCGAGAATAGATAGCTCATGTTATCCACAAAATTCATACCCGTCTCGATTGAGACGTGCCTGCGATCGGCACTGGGATAGCAGTTACACTCCCCCGCCGATACTTAACCCCTCGCGTCTTGGTCCGGGCTTATACGCGAGGCTACATCAATATGAGAGAGATTCTGAGCTTAGTTCCGATGAATCTCAGAGTAATGACTGTCCTCCGCCGAGGATAAACATCGGGACGAGATACCAGGCCGCGATACCGGCAATCAGTTGTGAGGAGAGAGGTCGTGGTGGTCGAGAAACTGATCATCTGCTGTGGGATCCTGGCATAATTAATGGCCTAACGGACAATGAATGtacgtaaaattttaaaattatataaaaaatctaccaTGAGAACAAAAACAATCGTAAGATTTCCGTaaaatctaattaataataaattataaaaattttaattattttttttttctcaaattacAGTGGAAATGTATCTGCAGTTTGCTTGTTGTGCTAGTGTACCTGGTGGTGGTAGGAACAAAGAATACGCGCTGCATCTTTTGCACATGTGTAAAGGAAATATTCACGTAAGTTTTTAGTCTTCattcacttattaattaaccCTAATCCGTTGAACATGGGTCGTTTGTGTccatgaattttcaaatattctaCCGTAAACAGCCTACATGCCTCCGAATTTCGATGAAAATGTTTATCGAAAAAGGGATTTTCGAGGCTGACAACAACTCTATCGCAGTCAGGAGTCCAAAGAAGATCTAcgaattttttaagatttttccTTATAGaataacataattaaataagcGGCGGACGCTAATTACCCACGTTAAAAATTTACGAGAGCTGAAAACAGCGACATGGGATTAGggttaactaattaattaaaatattcttaaaagcctttactgtatttttatttataaaaataattacaatgttAAGGAGGCGATGATAAAACTTATGAGACCAACGCCGCCATTGCCAGCCCAACATCCTCTAGTGAGCTACGAGTGCCGTGAATCTGACCGGTGGACGTCCCAGGAAATGGAAGCATTCTATCAAGGATTGCTCGAGTACCACAAAGACTTTTCCGGCATTGCACGTGATATATGTACAAAGTCAGCCAAGCAGTGCACACAATTTTACTAcctttgg
This window of the Microplitis mediator isolate UGA2020A chromosome 8, iyMicMedi2.1, whole genome shotgun sequence genome carries:
- the LOC130673095 gene encoding uncharacterized protein LOC130673095 isoform X4, which produces MSTMSDSGLVDTAPARLGSMTAINSGPVGEVGGVRLPLQSLHGYGSVFMYSASTSPGSAGGQGSGGGGEVTLRLREPEDIPEEVLARLEDTATLSISLQGDAVLRLGSAATGNSNLELFDSESGPDLTLSPQTFTSTAEAFINDNSDSLGVPGDNDMGSSEESRTGASDPGKLGVKKPRPKPSSPNRQGPQQCQVCGKVFNNASALTKHKLTHSDERKYVCTMCGKAFKRQDHLNGHMLTHRNKKPFECKAEGCGKSYCDARSLRRHTENHHAGSKVNESVSPSSPTTGPHTPNTPGSNPSTPSTPGAPTTQNGHGHTALKQLLASEPAGQTQLQKNSSSSNDGLTKQQIELIQQIMQQTQQQQQPSNSQQPMSSSPSAVVTQTSKTGKPTSKSVTSNGTSGSVVSGTVGSNSTSSSPKPKVWSQTQQQTQQSAQVSHSQQSQQANSPGNSGNAGKASPSPANSSSPGSTPSNKPQTESKLVECSLCRRQFKNIPALNGHMRLHGGYFKKDGENKKNEKKETPGPPLQTASVNVRALIEEKIIQKRSTATEASAGLSRTNSVFSSSVDVSNHMIGKTNFAVPAPPPLVTGEKIRRLSDSEHFRQPNITVGHTTVQKQLQEAQTQAQAQALADMILKSTTKMTVKRATSDPGQRVQLTYQSSLQTIANQQSQQSSQAQTQPQPQPGVTEGFTITNYSEDGGYFSPSLQDEVFQQVTAVPDSVLLQASQLDSIQFQTASLLQEQSSDQLQDITLEDRFTSQHTVNPDLQALVNSPLPDSLAEFSTYGAQYTESPHTLPTQSPLPSPLTRHDSPSFTYPTPPSSQEGLLSGTLPLLSPEDDPEAVRPVSSPLSAAFYTTTLSSAAAVEEALNAVLPEENETDTGGASGGSDLYSSSSPNPNSPLPSPLSATPAPSPLSSLPPSSVSSPGPVTFSSSGFPVSPHALQNQMMPNSEDPLLSSSPKDFGATRRKQFEFQSYKLITNQNLVDFGLGNGSLAGIVVDNNGEYKLIQTAGLQKTNVLVQASATALSPAALFRKEIRLTTPKIEPGINVSTGTTTTTTAAAQQQYHQSNNHVHHHHHHHHHHQQQQQQAINPAKFLIQATSINHPSNKNTIKLQKVGVAGSPVAAPAVNSLPIPIEQIKEEFLDDDIFLSPGNVPANSPLRQSRKRPRIDSSCYPQNSYPSRLRRACDRHWDSSYTPPPILNPSRLGPGLYARLHQYERDSELSSDESQSNDCPPPRINIGTRYQAAIPAISCEERGRGGRETDHLLWDPGIINGLTDNELEMYLQFACCASVPGGGRNKEYALHLLHMCKGNIHEAMIKLMRPTPPLPAQHPLVSYECRESDRWTSQEMEAFYQGLLEYHKDFSGIARDICTKSAKQCTQFYYLWKKLCPDEYRRVRARHGRPKIKIETKICKDTKDTKELRDAIASVHSMDFSEEKSILHRTLLQTNERESSATLTTSEGQLRLFAAYDCSDNFQQSEKQKCSHEITSANTLTRFNGI
- the LOC130673095 gene encoding uncharacterized protein LOC130673095 isoform X2, with the protein product MTAINSGPVGEVGGVRLPLQSLHGYGSVFMYSASTSPGSAGGQGSGGGGEVTLRLREPEDIPEEVLARLEDTATLSISLQGDAVLRLGSAATGNSNLELFDSESGPDLTLSPQTFTSTAEAFINDNSDSLGVPGDNDMGSSEESRTGASDPGKLGVKKPRPKPSSPNRQGPQQCQVCGKVFNNASALTKHKLTHSDERKYVCTMCGKAFKRQDHLNGHMLTHRNKKPFECKAEGCGKSYCDARSLRRHTENHHAGSKVNESVSPSSPTTGPHTPNTPGSNPSTPSTPGAPTTQNGHGHTALKQLLASEPAGQTQLQKNSSSSNDGLTKQQIELIQQIMQQTQQQQQPSNSQQPMSSSPSAVVTQTSKTGKPTSKSVTSNGTSGSVVSGTVGSNSTSSSPKPKVWSQTQQQTQQSAQVSHSQQSQQANSPGNSGNAGKASPSPANSSSPGSTPSNKPQTESKLVECSLCRRQFKNIPALNGHMRLHGGYFKKDGENKKNEKKETPGPPLQTASVNVRALIEEKIIQKRSTATEASAGLSRTNSVFSSSVDVSNHMIGKTNFAVPAPPPLVTGEKIRRLSDSEHFRQPNITVGHTTVQKQLQEAQTQAQAQALADMILKSTTKMTVKRATSDPGQRVQLTYQSSLQTIANQQSQQSSQAQTQPQPQPGVTEGFTITNYSEDGGYFSPSLQDEVFQQVTAVPDSVLLQASQLDSIQFQTASLLQEQSSDQLQDITLEDRFTSQHTVNPDLQALVNSPLPDSLAEFSTYGAQYTESPHTLPTQSPLPSPLTRHDSPSFTYPTPPSSQEGLLSGTLPLLSPEDDPEAVRPVSSPLSAAFYTTTLSSAAAVEEALNAVLPEENETDTGGASGGSDLYSSSSPNPNSPLPSPLSATPAPSPLSSLPPSSVSSPGPVTFSSSGFPVSPHALQNQMMPNSEDPLLSSSPKDFGATRRKQFEFQSYKLITNQNLVDFGLGNGSLAGIVVDNNGEYKLIQTAGLQKTNVLVQASATALSPAALFRKEIRLTTPKIEPGINVSTGTTTTTTAAAQQQYHQSNNHVHHHHHHHHHHQQQQQQAINPAKFLIQATSINHPSNKNTIKLQKVGVAGSPVAAPAVNSLPIPIEQIKEEFLDDDIFLSPGNVPANSPLRQSRKRPRIDSSCYPQNSYPSRLRRACDRHWDSSYTPPPILNPSRLGPGLYARLHQYERDSELSSDESQSNDCPPPRINIGTRYQAAIPAISCEERGRGGRETDHLLWDPGIINGLTDNELEMYLQFACCASVPGGGRNKEYALHLLHMCKGNIHEAMIKLMRPTPPLPAQHPLVSYECRESDRWTSQEMEAFYQGLLEYHKDFSGIARDICTKSAKQCTQFYYLWKKLCPDEYRRVRARHGRPKIKIETKICKDTKDTKELRDAIASVHSMDFSEEKSILHRTLLQTNERESSATLTTSEGQLRLFAAYDCSDSFSGSVTVTMAGSTHTGISGNTGHATVNTNSQTHISSEQQLPVSTPLHYPCKICGKIFNKVKSRSAHMKSHRPIPLPDSTESKKPQAQQQTSKQSRTQQNNNNNNNNNNNNNNNNNSNNNNNNNNNNNINDNNINNNNNINDNNNINNNNNNNNTTEIQEYQKLSSNSDLTNPNANHLWHNPTRLRPP
- the LOC130673095 gene encoding uncharacterized protein LOC130673095 isoform X1 — protein: MSTMSDSGLVDTAPARLGSMTAINSGPVGEVGGVRLPLQSLHGYGSVFMYSASTSPGSAGGQGSGGGGEVTLRLREPEDIPEEVLARLEDTATLSISLQGDAVLRLGSAATGNSNLELFDSESGPDLTLSPQTFTSTAEAFINDNSDSLGVPGDNDMGSSEESRTGASDPGKLGVKKPRPKPSSPNRQGPQQCQVCGKVFNNASALTKHKLTHSDERKYVCTMCGKAFKRQDHLNGHMLTHRNKKPFECKAEGCGKSYCDARSLRRHTENHHAGSKVNESVSPSSPTTGPHTPNTPGSNPSTPSTPGAPTTQNGHGHTALKQLLASEPAGQTQLQKNSSSSNDGLTKQQIELIQQIMQQTQQQQQPSNSQQPMSSSPSAVVTQTSKTGKPTSKSVTSNGTSGSVVSGTVGSNSTSSSPKPKVWSQTQQQTQQSAQVSHSQQSQQANSPGNSGNAGKASPSPANSSSPGSTPSNKPQTESKLVECSLCRRQFKNIPALNGHMRLHGGYFKKDGENKKNEKKETPGPPLQTASVNVRALIEEKIIQKRSTATEASAGLSRTNSVFSSSVDVSNHMIGKTNFAVPAPPPLVTGEKIRRLSDSEHFRQPNITVGHTTVQKQLQEAQTQAQAQALADMILKSTTKMTVKRATSDPGQRVQLTYQSSLQTIANQQSQQSSQAQTQPQPQPGVTEGFTITNYSEDGGYFSPSLQDEVFQQVTAVPDSVLLQASQLDSIQFQTASLLQEQSSDQLQDITLEDRFTSQHTVNPDLQALVNSPLPDSLAEFSTYGAQYTESPHTLPTQSPLPSPLTRHDSPSFTYPTPPSSQEGLLSGTLPLLSPEDDPEAVRPVSSPLSAAFYTTTLSSAAAVEEALNAVLPEENETDTGGASGGSDLYSSSSPNPNSPLPSPLSATPAPSPLSSLPPSSVSSPGPVTFSSSGFPVSPHALQNQMMPNSEDPLLSSSPKDFGATRRKQFEFQSYKLITNQNLVDFGLGNGSLAGIVVDNNGEYKLIQTAGLQKTNVLVQASATALSPAALFRKEIRLTTPKIEPGINVSTGTTTTTTAAAQQQYHQSNNHVHHHHHHHHHHQQQQQQAINPAKFLIQATSINHPSNKNTIKLQKVGVAGSPVAAPAVNSLPIPIEQIKEEFLDDDIFLSPGNVPANSPLRQSRKRPRIDSSCYPQNSYPSRLRRACDRHWDSSYTPPPILNPSRLGPGLYARLHQYERDSELSSDESQSNDCPPPRINIGTRYQAAIPAISCEERGRGGRETDHLLWDPGIINGLTDNELEMYLQFACCASVPGGGRNKEYALHLLHMCKGNIHEAMIKLMRPTPPLPAQHPLVSYECRESDRWTSQEMEAFYQGLLEYHKDFSGIARDICTKSAKQCTQFYYLWKKLCPDEYRRVRARHGRPKIKIETKICKDTKDTKELRDAIASVHSMDFSEEKSILHRTLLQTNERESSATLTTSEGQLRLFAAYDCSDSFSGSVTVTMAGSTHTGISGNTGHATVNTNSQTHISSEQQLPVSTPLHYPCKICGKIFNKVKSRSAHMKSHRPIPLPDSTESKKPQAQQQTSKQSRTQQNNNNNNNNNNNNNNNNNSNNNNNNNNNNNINDNNINNNNNINDNNNINNNNNNNNTTEIQEYQKLSSNSDLTNPNANHLWHNPTRLRPP
- the LOC130673095 gene encoding uncharacterized protein LOC130673095 isoform X3 yields the protein MSTMSDSGLVDTAPARLGSMTAINSGPVGEVGGVRLPLQSLHGYGSVFMYSASTSPGSAGGQGSGGGGEVTLRLREPEDIPEEVLARLEDTATLSISLQGDAVLRLGSAATGNSNLELFDSESGPDLTLSPQTFTSTAEAFINDNSDSLGVPGDNDMGSSEESRTGASDPGKLGVKKPRPKPSSPNRQGPQQCQVCGKVFNNASALTKHKLTHSDERKYVCTMCGKAFKRQDHLNGHMLTHRNKKPFECKAEGCGKSYCDARSLRRHTENHHAGSKVNESVSPSSPTTGPHTPNTPGSNPSTPSTPGAPTTQNGHGHTALKQLLASEPAGQTQLQKNSSSSNDGLTKQQIELIQQIMQQTQQQQQPSNSQQPMSSSPSAVVTQTSKTGKPTSKSVTSNGTSGSVVSGTVGSNSTSSSPKPKVWSQTQQQTQQSAQVSHSQQSQQANSPGNSGNAGKASPSPANSSSPGSTPSNKPQTESKLVECSLCRRQFKNIPALNGHMRLHGGYFKKDGENKKNEKKETPGPPLQTASVNVRALIEEKIIQKRSTATEASAGLSRTNSVFSSSVDVSNHMIGKTNFAVPAPPPLVTGEKIRRLSDSEHFRQPNITVGHTTVQKQLQEAQTQAQAQALADMILKSTTKMTVKRATSDPGQRVQLTYQSSLQTIANQQSQQSSQAQTQPQPQPGVTEGFTITNYSEDGGYFSPSLQDEVFQQVTAVPDSVLLQASQLDSIQFQTASLLQEQSSDQLQDITLEDRFTSQHTVNPDLQALVNSPLPDSLAEFSTYGAQYTESPHTLPTQSPLPSPLTRHDSPSFTYPTPPSSQEGLLSGTLPLLSPEDDPEAVRPVSSPLSAAFYTTTLSSAAAVEEALNAVLPEENETDTGGASGGSDLYSSSSPNPNSPLPSPLSATPAPSPLSSLPPSSVSSPGPVTFSSSGFPVSPHALQNQMMPNSEDPLLSSSPKDFGATRRKQFEFQSYKLITNQNLVDFGLGNGSLAGIVVDNNGEYKLIQTAGLQKTNVLVQASATALSPAALFRKEIRLTTPKIEPGINVSTGTTTTTTAAAQQQYHQSNNHVHHHHHHHHHHQQQQQQAINPAKFLIQATSINHPSNKNTIKLQKVGVAGSPVAAPAVNSLPIPIEQIKEEFLDDDIFLSPGNVPANSPLRQSRKRPRIDSSCYPQNSYPSRLRRACDRHWDSSYTPPPILNPSRLGPGLYARLHQYERDSELSSDESQSNDCPPPRINIGTRYQAAIPAISCEERGRGGRETDHLLWDPGIINGLTDNELEMYLQFACCASVPGGGRNKEYALHLLHMCKGNIHEAMIKLMRPTPPLPAQHPLVSYECRESDRWTSQEMEAFYQGLLEYHKDFSGIARDICTKSAKQCTQFYYLWKKLCPDEYRRVRARHGRPKIKIETKICKDTKDTKELRDAIASVHSMDFSEEKSILHRTLLQTNERESSATLTTSEGQLRLFAAYDCSDAYDESRGWKRSEPIPWNGRIHQVLNRPLISTHE